A single Carettochelys insculpta isolate YL-2023 chromosome 2, ASM3395843v1, whole genome shotgun sequence DNA region contains:
- the LOC142009150 gene encoding endogenous retroviral envelope protein HEMO-like → MAPNNSSVEWTPPEIGPDAKLHYELCIYLLLAVIASLIIVFSFKMSYLGKPRLTRDALLQLIIILLAPAAIAIPDHPLRGAVQAIASIAKATDCWMCTLLNSPTGPGIEFVPLGLNDWWNKSDIFRWGPEWSGGSPHTNSGGEPKQWQRTMWGQPLEYVMGSSKAMYPICFESRGNAEAQMGSLGDHQCTHLVSFNRKLGIWDVHSQQEKGLQLNCWGNVINASLGHKVLFGVKDAAIVPLKFNEYPESQAWYNKSLFILPHTGYIYDPTLVNSNTLLSNQCAKDNLFKPDQILQDLLVTLYCSITSDHYCVPYHAPRLDPNEGWYKGPFSPILSKEPGLFFICGEKAYKYLPTNWTGRCSLGHIVPGGLTVYPHITAPGITNLGSFLHRSKRKFTRNPLIERPTGFHRFTRALFPWLGVAELERALVNISGQLEIALNHTADALNLLNNQLQSVARFALQNRIALDAILAQQGGVCAVINQSCCFYVNHSGQIEQDVSAIKDAVQVLHATAETGKTSWLEWLVQQLGFSLSPFLHSIVTTILIVLIIVVVFCITLCIVRRLINMAISSMQIRYMELTRDPSQFRDSPPTDRIIGHF, encoded by the coding sequence ATGGCTCCAAACAACTCCTCAGTGGAATGGACGCCTCCCGAGATTGGCCCAGACGCCAAGCTGCACTATGAACTCTGTATATATTTACTGCTTGCTGTTATAGCTTCTTTGATTATTGtattcagttttaaaatgagCTATCTAGGAAAGCCCCGACTGACAAGGGATGCGCTCCTTCAACTCATCATCATCCTcctagctccagctgccatcgcCATACCCGACCACCCACTCCGGGGTGCCGTTCAAGCTATCGCCTCCATCGCCAAAGCAACCGATTGCTGGATGTGCACACTACTCAACTCCCCCACTGGACCTGGAATTGAGTTTGTGCCCCTTGGCCTAAATGACTGGTGGAATAAGAGCGACATCTTCCGGTGGGGACCGGAATGGTCCGGAGGCAGTCCTCACACTAACTCTGGGGGGGAGCCAAAACAATGGCAGCGTACTATGTGGGGGCAACCACTGGAATATGTAATGGGGTCATCTAAAGCAATGTATCccatttgttttgaaagcaggggAAATGCTGAGGCTCAGATGGGAAGCCTGGGTGACCACCAGTGCACCCACCTGGTCTCATTCAACAGGAAGTTAGGGATCTGGGATGTTCACTCACAACAAGAAAAGGGACTGCAGTTAAACTGTTGGGGAAATGTCATTAATGCCTCCCTAGGTCACAAAGTTTTGTTTGGTGTTAAGGATGCTGCAATTGTCCCTCTAAAGTTTAATGAATACCCTGAAAGCCAAGCTTGGTATAACAAATCCCTTTTTATCCTCCCTCACACAGGATACATATATGACCCCACCCTTGTAAATTCCAACACTCTGTTATCAAATCAGTGTGCTAAAGATAACCTTTTCAAGCCAGACCAAATTTTGCAAGACCTACTGGTTACTCTATACTGTTCTATTACCAGTGATCACTATTGTGTCCCATACCATGCCCCCAGGCTCGATCCAAACGAAGGATGGTATAAGGGACCCTTTTCTCCCATCCTCAGTAAAGAGCCTGGattgtttttcatctgtgggGAAAAAGCTTATAAATACTTACCAACAAACTGGACTGGACGATGCTCACTTGGGCACATAGTACCCGGGGGATTAACTGTATACCCTCACATCACCGCTCCCGGCATAACCAACCTGGGAAGCTTCTTGCATCGATCCAAAAGAAAGTTCACTCGTAACCCCCTCATTGAGCGACCCACAGGCTTCCACAGATTTACCCGTGCACTTTTTCCCTGGTTGGGAGTTGCTGAACTTGAGCGAGCCTTAGTTAACATCTCAGGCCAACTAGAAATAGCTCTTAATCATACTGCAGATGCCTTAAATCTTTTAAATAACCAACTCCAATCCGTAGCTCGCTTTGCTCTACAAAATAGAATTGCTCTAGATGCCATTCTAGCCCAACAAGGAGGTGTCTGTGCTGTAATAAATCAGTCCTGCTGCTTTTATGTTAATCACTCAGGACAAATCGAGCAAGATGTCTCTGCTATCAAAGATGCAGTTCAAGTCCTGCATGCTACAGCTGAGACTGGAAAAACCTCATGGCTGGAGTGGTTAGTCCAACAGTtaggattttctctctctccattcctgcattctattgtaaccactattttgattgttcttatcatagtagttgtgttttgtataacactgtgcatcgtcagGAGACTAATTAATATGGCTATCTCCTCtatgcaaatccgatacatggagctgacacgTGATCCTAGCCAATTCCGCGATAGCCCAcctactgatcggatcattgggcacttttag